A portion of the Marinobacter alexandrii genome contains these proteins:
- a CDS encoding cryptochrome/photolyase family protein produces the protein MSYQRLALILGNCLFPDHNRLNPDSSTLFFMAEDIGLCTHFNYHKHKLILFLSAMRSHAEEIEKKHQLTYHQLTKQNQKKSYEDKLKETIDSYADIQEIVTYDIEDHFFEKRIKDFCKKEKLRLTIVDSPGFITSKEKFKKFNEDYKPFMQTFYKQQRKDLGVLLEEDNESPINGSWSFDDENRKKLPNDIIIPDQPTSHPTEHTEEIKKLVSELFSDHPGSTENFHWATTRRQVLYLLNDFLKERFNDFGPYEDAIDSKETFVFHSVLSPYINMGLVTPDEVVDKAIEYYQENDTHFSSVEGFVRQIIGWREFMRGIYHEYDEKLNTNHFDHQRKMKSCWYDGTTGIPPLDDSIKKAMKYGYTHHIERLMILGNIMLLCELDPDEVYKWFMEMYVDSADWVMAPNVYGMSQYADGGIFATKPYIGGANYIKKMSDYGKGDWEDTVNGLYWRFIEENLETFANNQRMSMMVATLRKMNTEKKEKIFKAAEKFIRRVTK, from the coding sequence ATGTCATATCAAAGACTTGCACTCATTCTCGGAAATTGTCTTTTTCCTGATCATAATCGATTAAATCCAGATTCTTCAACGCTGTTTTTCATGGCTGAGGATATTGGACTTTGCACTCATTTCAACTATCACAAACATAAGCTGATACTATTTCTCTCTGCCATGAGGTCGCATGCTGAGGAAATTGAAAAAAAACATCAGCTCACGTACCATCAGCTTACCAAACAAAATCAGAAAAAATCCTATGAGGATAAACTGAAAGAAACCATTGATTCGTATGCCGACATTCAGGAGATTGTGACTTACGATATCGAAGATCACTTCTTTGAAAAACGTATCAAAGATTTCTGCAAAAAGGAAAAACTTAGACTCACCATTGTAGACTCACCAGGGTTCATTACCTCAAAGGAAAAATTCAAAAAATTTAATGAAGATTATAAGCCTTTCATGCAAACCTTTTATAAGCAGCAGCGAAAGGATTTAGGAGTTTTACTTGAAGAGGATAATGAATCTCCAATTAATGGAAGCTGGTCTTTTGATGATGAGAATCGAAAAAAACTACCTAATGATATTATCATACCAGATCAGCCCACCTCCCATCCTACCGAGCATACAGAAGAGATAAAAAAGTTGGTAAGTGAATTATTTTCAGATCATCCGGGTAGCACAGAAAATTTTCATTGGGCTACCACCAGGCGGCAGGTTTTATACCTTCTCAATGACTTTCTAAAAGAACGTTTTAACGATTTTGGACCTTATGAAGATGCTATAGACAGCAAGGAAACTTTTGTTTTCCACTCCGTGCTTTCACCATATATCAATATGGGCTTGGTTACACCAGATGAAGTCGTCGATAAAGCAATTGAGTATTATCAAGAAAACGACACTCACTTCTCAAGCGTGGAGGGGTTTGTAAGGCAAATCATTGGCTGGAGAGAGTTTATGCGAGGTATTTACCATGAATATGATGAAAAACTAAATACCAATCATTTCGATCATCAGCGCAAAATGAAATCGTGTTGGTATGATGGAACAACTGGTATTCCTCCTCTTGATGATTCCATCAAAAAGGCCATGAAATACGGCTATACCCATCACATAGAACGATTGATGATATTGGGAAACATCATGCTCCTTTGTGAACTAGACCCTGACGAAGTATATAAATGGTTTATGGAAATGTATGTGGACTCAGCGGACTGGGTGATGGCACCCAATGTATACGGGATGAGTCAATATGCTGACGGTGGAATCTTTGCCACCAAACCCTATATAGGTGGAGCCAACTATATCAAAAAGATGAGTGACTATGGCAAAGGTGATTGGGAAGATACCGTGAACGGGCTCTATTGGCGGTTCATTGAAGAAAATCTGGAGACTTTTGCCAACAATCAACGAATGTCTATGATGGTAGCTACACTGAGGAAGATGAATACAGAGAAAAAGGAAAAGATCTTTAAAGCTGCTGAGAAGTTTATTAGAAGAGTTACTAAATAG
- a CDS encoding LytTR family DNA-binding domain-containing protein: MNCIIIEDQLPAQRVIKKYLKDLPSFQLIGTFENAVVALDFLKNHSVDLIFLDINLPKISGISFLKNLNDPPQVIITSAYSEYALEGFELDVVDYLLKPFSFERFLKSISKISQKKDDRKSIFVKSDKEFFQINLKEIIYIKGDDDFTRVYTGEKLFLDTRTLKVWEEELPDYFMRIHKSYIINKSRISKISGQRIFLDEIKIPIGRTYKEIVIRMLS; encoded by the coding sequence ATGAATTGCATCATTATCGAAGATCAACTACCTGCTCAGCGCGTCATCAAAAAGTATTTGAAAGATCTCCCCTCCTTTCAGTTAATTGGAACATTTGAAAATGCAGTAGTAGCACTTGACTTCTTAAAAAATCATTCTGTCGACCTTATATTCCTTGACATTAACCTACCAAAAATATCAGGAATCAGTTTCCTGAAAAATTTGAATGATCCACCACAAGTGATCATTACCAGTGCTTACTCTGAATATGCGCTGGAAGGGTTTGAACTAGATGTGGTTGATTACCTCCTTAAGCCATTCTCCTTTGAAAGATTCTTAAAATCGATTTCCAAAATCAGTCAAAAAAAGGATGATCGAAAAAGCATATTTGTAAAGTCTGATAAGGAATTTTTTCAGATCAATTTGAAAGAGATCATTTATATCAAGGGAGACGATGATTTCACAAGAGTATACACTGGAGAAAAACTATTTCTTGATACACGCACTTTGAAAGTTTGGGAAGAGGAATTACCTGATTATTTCATGAGAATTCATAAATCATACATCATCAATAAAAGTCGAATTTCGAAGATTTCAGGTCAACGAATTTTTCTTGACGAAATCAAAATTCCGATTGGACGTACTTATAAGGAAATAGTAATAAGGATGTTGAGTTAA
- a CDS encoding phospholipase D family protein, producing MKFQFLFLLAISIACSADKRQYDPITEDYCALLTEPSVKKLEQLMNFAELDSTKTGVLVLEEGDVSMIFRAWLSDAAQESIDIQYFIFSGDNVGLIAVDYLLRAAERGVMVRLLVDDIMVEADADELLALDSHPNLEIRIYNPTANIGKNLSSKIKTLAQDFRGVNQRMHNKTFNVDGKVIITGGRNIADEYFDYDHAYNFRDRDVMLVGETVSSVTNSFETFWKNDLSVPIEDLISLSKEEMNVDVKFEYLHQYACSTNNFWPEVRENIENVPVLFHQLNATGQVAWVDDVSFVSDLPGKNDGSEGLGGGGMSTDALIKLISEAEESIFIQTPYLVTTELSQQLFQKAIKRGVEIKILTNSLMSTDNLEAFSGYKRERKVLLDIGVQIYEFKPDAAIRYQVMTGALQRKINFRPTFGLHAKSMVVDNEIAVIGTFNLDPRSANLNTECIAVIQDSTIATNLANTMLVELQPENAWQTTVDFNPDEYASKGKRFQLWLRGVVPKSIL from the coding sequence ATGAAGTTTCAATTCCTCTTTTTGCTTGCTATTTCGATTGCTTGCTCTGCAGACAAGCGCCAGTACGATCCCATTACAGAAGATTACTGCGCACTGCTAACTGAGCCAAGTGTCAAGAAACTAGAACAGCTCATGAATTTTGCAGAACTCGATTCAACTAAAACGGGTGTACTAGTACTCGAAGAAGGCGATGTTTCGATGATCTTCAGAGCTTGGCTAAGTGATGCGGCACAAGAAAGCATTGATATTCAGTATTTCATATTCTCCGGCGACAATGTAGGATTGATTGCTGTGGATTACTTGCTGAGAGCAGCAGAAAGAGGAGTTATGGTTCGATTACTGGTGGATGATATCATGGTGGAAGCAGATGCGGATGAATTACTCGCACTAGACTCTCACCCCAACTTAGAAATTAGAATCTACAATCCAACAGCAAACATTGGAAAGAACTTGTCATCCAAGATAAAAACTTTAGCTCAGGATTTTCGAGGGGTGAATCAACGGATGCATAATAAAACCTTCAATGTAGATGGCAAAGTAATAATCACTGGAGGTCGTAACATCGCCGATGAATACTTTGACTATGATCATGCATACAACTTTCGGGATCGAGACGTAATGCTAGTTGGAGAAACCGTCTCTTCAGTAACTAACTCCTTCGAAACATTTTGGAAAAATGATCTGAGCGTACCCATTGAAGACTTAATCAGCTTGAGCAAGGAAGAAATGAACGTTGATGTGAAGTTTGAATACTTACACCAATACGCTTGTAGCACAAATAACTTTTGGCCTGAGGTACGCGAAAACATTGAAAACGTACCCGTATTGTTTCACCAACTGAATGCTACCGGACAAGTCGCCTGGGTAGATGACGTGTCTTTCGTTTCAGATTTGCCAGGCAAAAATGATGGATCTGAAGGACTAGGCGGTGGTGGTATGAGTACTGATGCTTTAATCAAACTAATTTCGGAGGCAGAAGAATCTATCTTCATCCAAACACCATATCTGGTAACAACCGAGCTAAGTCAACAGCTCTTCCAAAAAGCCATTAAACGAGGCGTGGAAATTAAGATTCTCACCAACAGTCTGATGTCTACAGACAATTTGGAAGCTTTTAGTGGATATAAGCGAGAAAGAAAAGTACTCTTAGATATAGGCGTTCAAATTTATGAGTTTAAGCCTGATGCGGCTATCCGCTATCAGGTGATGACAGGCGCCCTGCAACGCAAAATCAATTTCAGACCAACCTTTGGACTGCATGCTAAGTCTATGGTGGTAGACAATGAAATTGCAGTAATTGGTACGTTTAATCTGGACCCTCGGAGTGCCAATCTCAATACAGAATGCATTGCCGTAATACAAGATTCAACTATCGCCACCAACTTAGCCAACACGATGCTTGTGGAATTACAGCCAGAGAATGCCTGGCAAACCACTGTAGATTTCAATCCAGATGAATATGCCAGTAAAGGCAAGCGATTTCAGCTCTGGCTAAGAGGTGTAGTGCCTAAGTCTATTTTGTAA
- a CDS encoding histidine kinase: MNALLQRFQLVNVLVIILSVAYLIVDGEPFEDIVNLIWIESVVLFVIIPQLFYRRKYLKSFVSLAGVLIVGVLLMEMVIEGDGELVDLFNAWTWTHEFPGLFWPILVSSLLKITIDLTIRQHLMVSLEKERTDSEAKFLKSQLSPHVLFNNLNNIYSFALHKSKQTPNLILKLADVMRYMLYETKEHQVPLIKELEHLDSYVELQRLQLENRGELSFEQKGNPKSKLIAPMMLISFVENCFKHASAGSIDDLQIIIQVEIKDNQINLFTQNTYSPREGDAEDQLQEGGIGLENVKRRLELLYPNEHELIIKELSNLYIVNLSIRLKSTV, translated from the coding sequence ATGAATGCACTTCTTCAGCGATTTCAACTGGTCAATGTTCTGGTCATCATACTTTCAGTTGCCTACTTGATAGTTGATGGAGAGCCATTTGAGGATATAGTCAATCTGATCTGGATTGAATCGGTCGTCCTATTTGTCATTATTCCACAGCTATTCTATCGTAGAAAATATCTTAAATCGTTTGTTTCGTTGGCTGGTGTCTTGATAGTTGGAGTCCTATTGATGGAAATGGTTATTGAAGGAGATGGGGAACTTGTAGATTTATTCAATGCATGGACCTGGACCCATGAATTTCCAGGACTGTTCTGGCCGATATTGGTTAGCTCTCTACTCAAAATCACTATCGACCTTACCATTCGCCAGCATCTGATGGTTAGCCTTGAAAAGGAACGCACAGACAGTGAAGCCAAGTTCTTGAAATCCCAGCTGAGTCCACATGTTTTGTTTAACAATCTGAACAACATTTATTCATTTGCTCTTCATAAGTCTAAACAAACGCCTAATCTCATCTTGAAACTTGCAGATGTGATGAGATATATGTTGTATGAAACCAAGGAACATCAGGTGCCACTTATCAAAGAGTTAGAACATTTGGATAGTTATGTTGAGCTTCAGAGGCTCCAACTGGAGAATCGAGGTGAGCTCTCTTTTGAACAGAAAGGAAACCCAAAAAGCAAACTAATCGCTCCTATGATGCTCATCAGTTTTGTAGAAAACTGCTTCAAACATGCTTCAGCAGGATCTATTGATGATTTACAGATTATCATTCAGGTAGAAATAAAAGACAATCAGATCAATCTTTTTACACAAAACACCTATTCTCCAAGAGAAGGAGATGCGGAAGATCAGCTTCAAGAAGGCGGCATTGGGCTAGAAAATGTCAAAAGGAGACTTGAGTTACTTTACCCGAATGAACACGAACTGATCATCAAAGAACTCAGCAATTTGTACATCGTCAATCTTTCCATTCGATTGAAATCAACCGTATGA
- the yiaA gene encoding inner membrane protein YiaA has protein sequence MNQKTSNAFVAASWIAMGTGIVGYLIGLFRAEMELNEKGYYFTILMYGLFSVISLQKAVRDRLEGIPVTDIYYGISWFSTLLSILLLVIGLWNAELLPSEKGFYAFSFLLAIYGAIAVQKNTRDNQVAFDPKE, from the coding sequence ATGAATCAGAAAACGTCAAACGCCTTTGTGGCAGCATCATGGATTGCCATGGGTACAGGAATCGTGGGGTACCTCATTGGGCTCTTTAGAGCTGAGATGGAACTCAACGAAAAAGGTTACTACTTTACCATTTTAATGTATGGACTATTCTCTGTTATCTCATTACAAAAAGCCGTACGTGATCGGCTTGAAGGAATACCAGTAACAGACATCTATTACGGAATCAGTTGGTTCTCTACCCTACTATCCATCCTGCTGTTAGTCATCGGGCTTTGGAACGCTGAGCTCCTACCTAGCGAGAAAGGCTTCTATGCATTTTCATTCCTCCTCGCCATATATGGCGCAATCGCGGTACAGAAAAATACTCGAGATAATCAAGTAGCTTTCGATCCAAAAGAATAA
- a CDS encoding ABC transporter permease yields the protein MKPDKEIRPPKWADILLKWFCSERVIETLQGDLYELYLIRRDRHSKFKADIGFIGDVFSSIRPFALRKLWSKHSNTNAMFRNNLKVAWRGLVKHKMYSLIKVSGLAIGIAACLLISLFVIDELGHDKNYVDGDQIFRLINVEDNPAESEKWLSHQPLIAQMMKEQFPDIEMAGRLIPYNWFAGGDNQVRRADRKQNAYEDSFAYMDQELLEILQPKMVYGSIEEALTKPNSILISREKAEKYFQDENPIGKTLILDENLEDPWVVGGVMENPDERNHIKFDFLLSLTGQEFWSGEQTSWCCSNYNTYFKVAKGTDPELLEDKMTFAMKEQYVPYLKERGNQYADAVEEYRSYKLQPIGEVYLHSKELNEVLKHGDIGVVWLFSAIALFVLLLACINFINLSTAKSANRAKEVGLRKVVGSFRGNLIGQFLIESILVTFISTLIGVLIAAALMPAFNTISGKSLEMPFAEWWLIPSMLMLAIVVGTIAGIYPAFYLSAFKPIEAISGKVSRGAKTSTLRGIMVVFQFTCSVILIVGSLVVYKQMKFMLNKDLGYDKEHVIMLQGASSVGDKLDLLQNELLQIPEVMNVSASNYLPVSGTRRDQNEFWVEGRSKIDKAVGAQIWRVDDDYIETLGMNLMSGRDFDKSSVRDSTSLIINQTMARELGLDDPLGARIENRQGWTIIGVIEDFHFESMRGGIGPLALALGRYGSVVPVKVNSKNMQATLESITATWDEMMPNQPIRYSFMDEVFASMYEDVQRTGNVFTGFAILAIFVACLGLFGLSAFMVEQRSKEISIRKVLGASIKMIFNLLTVNFMKLVAISLLIAIPVSYLLMDEWLLDFEFRIEIGWLVFAIASVIITVIAIATVSYESLKAAVVNPAKGLRSE from the coding sequence ATGAAGCCTGATAAAGAAATTCGTCCACCCAAATGGGCTGATATTCTTCTAAAATGGTTCTGTTCAGAAAGGGTTATCGAAACACTACAAGGTGACCTTTATGAACTGTATCTCATTAGAAGAGATCGACACTCCAAGTTCAAAGCTGATATTGGCTTTATAGGGGATGTATTTAGTTCGATTCGTCCATTTGCACTCAGAAAATTATGGTCAAAACACTCAAACACTAATGCAATGTTCAGAAATAATTTAAAAGTAGCTTGGCGAGGACTGGTCAAGCACAAAATGTATTCACTAATCAAAGTAAGTGGTTTGGCAATAGGGATTGCTGCATGCTTGCTTATCTCACTCTTTGTTATTGATGAGTTGGGACACGATAAAAATTACGTGGATGGGGATCAAATTTTTAGATTGATCAATGTAGAGGATAATCCAGCTGAATCAGAAAAATGGTTATCCCACCAACCACTGATTGCTCAAATGATGAAGGAACAATTCCCTGATATTGAAATGGCTGGACGGCTGATTCCGTACAATTGGTTTGCAGGAGGGGACAATCAGGTGAGAAGAGCTGATAGGAAGCAAAATGCGTATGAAGACAGTTTTGCCTACATGGATCAGGAGTTGTTGGAAATCTTGCAGCCAAAAATGGTTTATGGAAGTATCGAGGAAGCATTGACAAAGCCTAACTCTATTTTGATATCAAGGGAAAAAGCAGAGAAATACTTCCAAGATGAAAATCCGATTGGGAAAACGTTGATTCTGGATGAGAATTTAGAAGATCCATGGGTCGTTGGTGGTGTGATGGAAAATCCAGATGAGCGCAATCACATCAAATTTGATTTCTTACTTTCCCTGACCGGACAGGAATTTTGGTCTGGAGAGCAAACCAGCTGGTGCTGCAGTAACTACAACACTTACTTCAAAGTTGCTAAAGGAACAGATCCTGAATTGTTAGAAGATAAAATGACGTTTGCAATGAAGGAACAATATGTTCCTTATCTAAAAGAACGAGGGAATCAATATGCTGATGCTGTGGAAGAATACCGCAGCTATAAATTACAGCCAATTGGAGAGGTATACCTTCACTCGAAAGAGCTTAACGAAGTTTTGAAGCACGGTGATATTGGAGTCGTTTGGTTATTTTCTGCTATCGCTTTATTTGTGTTACTACTGGCATGTATCAACTTTATCAACCTAAGCACAGCTAAATCTGCAAATCGTGCCAAAGAAGTAGGACTAAGAAAAGTGGTGGGGTCATTTAGAGGTAATCTTATAGGCCAGTTTCTTATCGAATCGATACTTGTGACATTTATTTCCACACTGATAGGAGTACTTATCGCTGCAGCTTTGATGCCTGCCTTTAATACAATCTCAGGAAAGTCGCTGGAAATGCCTTTTGCCGAGTGGTGGTTGATACCATCAATGTTGATGCTTGCGATAGTTGTAGGAACAATTGCTGGTATTTATCCAGCTTTCTACTTATCCGCTTTTAAACCAATAGAAGCCATAAGTGGAAAGGTTAGTAGAGGAGCTAAGACTTCAACCCTCCGAGGTATAATGGTGGTTTTTCAGTTTACGTGCTCTGTCATTCTTATTGTTGGCTCTTTGGTCGTCTATAAGCAAATGAAGTTCATGCTGAATAAAGATCTTGGATATGACAAAGAGCATGTAATCATGCTTCAAGGAGCAAGCTCGGTAGGAGATAAGCTGGATTTATTGCAAAATGAACTTCTACAAATTCCCGAGGTAATGAACGTTTCAGCTAGTAATTATTTACCGGTCTCGGGGACTAGAAGAGATCAAAATGAATTTTGGGTGGAAGGCAGGAGTAAGATAGACAAAGCTGTTGGTGCTCAAATCTGGAGGGTCGACGATGATTATATAGAAACACTAGGAATGAACCTCATGTCTGGAAGAGATTTTGATAAGTCATCAGTGCGTGATTCGACTTCTCTTATCATTAATCAAACAATGGCGAGAGAACTGGGATTGGATGATCCACTTGGAGCGAGGATCGAAAACAGGCAAGGTTGGACAATAATTGGAGTGATAGAGGATTTCCACTTTGAAAGTATGAGAGGAGGAATTGGGCCGTTGGCCTTGGCTTTAGGAAGATACGGATCTGTTGTTCCCGTGAAAGTGAATTCAAAGAATATGCAAGCAACCTTAGAATCAATCACAGCCACGTGGGATGAGATGATGCCTAATCAACCTATTAGATATTCATTTATGGATGAAGTTTTTGCCTCAATGTATGAAGATGTACAACGAACAGGCAATGTGTTTACAGGTTTTGCCATACTGGCAATTTTTGTTGCTTGTCTAGGTCTTTTTGGATTATCTGCCTTTATGGTAGAACAGCGAAGCAAGGAGATAAGCATAAGAAAAGTACTTGGAGCTTCTATAAAAATGATATTCAATTTACTTACAGTCAATTTTATGAAGCTGGTAGCCATTTCGTTACTCATTGCGATTCCGGTGAGCTATTTACTTATGGATGAATGGCTTTTGGATTTTGAGTTTCGAATAGAAATTGGGTGGTTGGTTTTTGCGATAGCCAGTGTCATCATTACCGTTATTGCCATTGCCACAGTGAGTTATGAATCATTGAAGGCAGCCGTTGTGAACCCTGCGAAAGGTTTGAGATCTGAATGA
- a CDS encoding helix-turn-helix transcriptional regulator — protein sequence MKIGAFEELVLLAVGSLGEEAYGVAVKELLREKTGKSPSIGALHSALYRLEDKGCLTSHEGGATSERGGRRKKYYLLTSVGKDAIIEANKIRMEFSKNIQGLNLGMDEA from the coding sequence ATGAAGATTGGAGCTTTTGAAGAATTGGTACTGTTAGCAGTAGGCTCTCTTGGTGAAGAGGCTTATGGTGTGGCAGTGAAAGAATTGCTTAGGGAGAAGACAGGAAAGAGTCCAAGTATTGGTGCACTTCATTCTGCACTCTATCGATTGGAAGATAAGGGATGCCTTACCTCTCATGAGGGAGGTGCAACTTCTGAGAGAGGAGGAAGGAGAAAAAAGTACTACTTACTCACCTCTGTAGGCAAGGACGCAATAATCGAAGCGAATAAGATTCGGATGGAATTTTCCAAAAACATTCAAGGACTAAACCTAGGCATGGATGAAGCCTGA
- a CDS encoding outer membrane beta-barrel family protein yields MSQITVSGNIVDQDNQPISYATIAFQSQTISSRLEGVFSDNEGHFEILLPPDQYLITFQMVGYKRLEFERLITADLNLGKLVLKENVKELEEVIVRTERSYIENDLGKKTLYVGSDLANAGSTAVDVLESLPSVTTTVTGNINVRGSENVIIYVNGRETKRDPKSLQFISADALQKIELITNPSAKYDAEGVAGIINLVYAKSKSTKLEVFTSLSSPFRGSVGLNTSISSDEFTFNVNASERRSLFENSEDQVRLTPGDSLRKYENLTFSEGQGLTREISVGLSYEPDTSFSIGLEVNYLRWDDEADQTQNGLFGYANSTMQIIELTNEWLEIEDEVSLTLSSEKKLKRNESVKLQFTAGGENETNNTSFNNENVNVSLTPIQQSVQSSDETEDQRYYQAKLDYSKPLFKNLILEVGAVSDAFDLNVNQTLSFFESDQVDNRFKIEMDKYAGYAVLENKRNQLEYALGIRYEQFRSTSLQKSTDSTFTQRFNNLFPSLQWKYAIGERDYSLGFNFTRRINRPSFWEVSPFLSYTDPLNLETGNPFLRPEFGYLYELTYSGSWEKLSFDLTGFRRTTEDVIQRVTSPLNEEQLLVSYANLGTRNDDGIEWNGVFDVSEMITLEASGSAYRTQFKEESQAVFFSGRWNWQSRFKQRFRLKRDWIIDLTEYYRAPRYGAQSISLSQYYINASIQKSFQQKRGHVTLSLRDVLDSRVFGTEVVGEGFNLENNYKFQTQVLTLSVRYKVLD; encoded by the coding sequence ATGTCACAAATTACTGTGTCAGGTAATATCGTAGACCAGGATAACCAACCCATCTCTTACGCTACCATTGCTTTTCAATCTCAAACCATTTCTTCCAGACTGGAAGGAGTATTTTCTGACAATGAAGGTCACTTTGAAATACTATTACCACCTGATCAATACCTCATCACTTTCCAAATGGTTGGATATAAACGGTTGGAATTTGAACGGTTGATCACCGCTGATTTGAATCTTGGAAAACTCGTACTTAAAGAAAATGTTAAGGAGTTGGAAGAAGTGATTGTTAGAACTGAACGAAGCTATATCGAGAATGATCTGGGTAAGAAAACACTGTATGTAGGGTCGGATTTGGCGAATGCAGGGAGTACAGCTGTAGATGTGCTTGAATCACTTCCATCAGTGACCACCACCGTCACTGGAAACATCAATGTGAGAGGAAGTGAAAATGTGATCATTTATGTGAATGGAAGAGAAACCAAACGAGACCCCAAATCCCTTCAGTTTATCTCAGCTGATGCATTGCAAAAAATTGAATTGATAACAAATCCATCAGCAAAATACGACGCAGAAGGAGTAGCAGGAATCATTAACCTTGTTTACGCTAAATCAAAGTCAACGAAGCTGGAAGTATTCACGAGTCTTTCGTCTCCATTTCGAGGATCAGTCGGCTTAAACACTAGTATCTCATCAGATGAATTTACCTTCAATGTCAATGCCAGCGAGAGAAGATCATTATTTGAAAACAGTGAAGACCAGGTACGACTTACACCTGGGGACAGTTTGAGGAAATATGAAAACCTAACTTTTTCAGAGGGTCAAGGATTGACACGTGAAATCAGTGTAGGTCTATCTTACGAACCAGATACGAGTTTTTCGATAGGACTCGAAGTGAATTATCTGCGATGGGATGATGAAGCCGATCAGACACAAAATGGTCTTTTTGGCTATGCTAATTCTACTATGCAGATTATAGAATTAACTAATGAGTGGTTAGAAATTGAAGATGAAGTTTCGCTGACATTGTCTTCTGAGAAAAAGCTAAAAAGGAACGAATCAGTAAAGCTTCAATTCACAGCAGGAGGAGAAAATGAAACGAACAACACCAGTTTTAATAACGAAAATGTAAATGTTTCTCTTACACCTATTCAACAATCTGTTCAATCATCAGATGAAACGGAGGATCAGCGATATTATCAAGCTAAGCTCGATTATTCGAAACCCCTCTTCAAAAATCTAATATTAGAGGTAGGGGCTGTTTCTGATGCATTTGATTTAAATGTAAATCAGACATTGTCTTTTTTCGAAAGTGATCAAGTTGATAATCGGTTTAAAATTGAAATGGACAAGTATGCTGGATATGCAGTGCTTGAAAATAAAAGAAATCAATTGGAGTACGCTTTGGGAATAAGATACGAGCAATTCAGATCCACTTCATTGCAAAAATCGACGGATAGCACATTTACTCAACGATTCAATAACTTGTTTCCGAGTCTCCAATGGAAGTATGCTATTGGAGAAAGAGATTACAGCCTGGGTTTCAATTTTACACGTAGAATCAATCGGCCTTCTTTTTGGGAGGTAAGTCCATTTTTATCTTATACAGATCCTCTCAATTTGGAAACTGGCAATCCATTCCTCAGGCCTGAATTTGGGTATTTGTATGAACTCACATATTCTGGAAGCTGGGAGAAGTTGAGCTTTGATTTGACAGGTTTTAGAAGAACAACGGAAGATGTTATTCAGCGGGTGACATCACCTCTGAATGAGGAACAGTTACTGGTATCGTATGCTAATTTGGGTACTCGAAATGATGACGGAATAGAATGGAACGGAGTATTTGATGTTTCAGAAATGATTACGTTAGAAGCAAGTGGAAGCGCCTATCGAACGCAATTCAAAGAAGAGAGTCAAGCCGTATTTTTCAGTGGAAGATGGAATTGGCAAAGCAGGTTTAAGCAACGTTTTCGCTTAAAAAGAGACTGGATAATTGATTTAACTGAGTATTATCGAGCTCCACGATATGGTGCACAATCAATCAGTCTATCACAGTATTATATCAATGCCAGTATTCAAAAGTCTTTCCAACAAAAACGAGGACATGTGACGTTATCTCTCAGAGATGTCCTTGACTCAAGAGTTTTTGGAACTGAAGTAGTAGGGGAGGGCTTTAACTTGGAAAACAATTACAAATTCCAGACTCAGGTACTAACGTTATCTGTTAGATATAAGGTGTTGGATTAG